Part of the Armatimonadota bacterium genome is shown below.
CTCCACAAACCCCGCCCGCACCAGCCGATCCAGCGTCACCCCACCGTTCCCGAGCGCCCGCAGAGGGCTGATAACAGCGATCGGCCGCCCCCGCTCGGTGAGGACGACCTCTTGCCCGGTGCGCACGGCGCGAATCGCCTTCGAGAACCCCTGGTTCGCCTCGCGCAGGCCCAATCGCATGGGGGGACATCCTCCAGAGTAGTGCTTATCACTACATCATCATAGCACGGCCGCCCCGCAAGGGCCACTGGGCCCCTGGCGCGATTCGACTAAACGAAAACCTG
Proteins encoded:
- a CDS encoding type II toxin-antitoxin system prevent-host-death family antitoxin, whose protein sequence is MRLGLREANQGFSKAIRAVRTGQEVVLTERGRPIAVISPLRALGNGGVTLDRLVRAGFVEAAEREGRMPSARPVAAKGKPLSRIVREERDRR